A region of uncultured Anaeromusa sp. DNA encodes the following proteins:
- a CDS encoding 4Fe-4S binding protein, whose product MAYKISDACIQCGACESTCPVGAISQGDTQFVIDAGTCIDCGACAATCPVSAISPE is encoded by the coding sequence ATGGCTTACAAAATTAGCGATGCTTGCATTCAGTGTGGTGCTTGCGAGTCCACTTGCCCGGTTGGAGCTATCTCCCAAGGCGACACTCAGTTTGTAATCGATGCAGGTACCTGTATTGATTGCGGCGCTTGTGCTGCTACCTGTCCGGTTAGCGCCATTAGCCCCGAATAA
- a CDS encoding amidohydrolase, with protein sequence MEQWQKSLAEGEKQLTEDRRDVHRYAETGWTEYRTAAKVAERLEQLGYTLTVGRNALCEEERMGVPKAEVLAQQEARALQQGTPEKWLALMRGGFTALWADLDCGEGPLVALRFDLDANDCVESAEAEHRPQAEGFASVHAGAMHACGHDGHVAVGLAVAAALAAEKDQLRGKIRLIFQPAEEGVRGAKAMVSAGAVKEVDYLLGAHIGFKATQTGQIICGTDNFLATTKMDVTYTGVSSHAGAFPEQGKNALLAACAAALNLHAISRHGGGATRITVGTLHAGQGRNVIPPNAFFQLETRGATSELDEYMQGEARRVIEAAAAMWNVSCQIDVVGGTKGGESDTSVITEVEAAAKEIPFFTEIETRVDFGASEDFAYLLSAVQEQGGKGCYTMFGAKLAAGHHNGRFDFDEAVLAPAAELLVRSALRLLTSE encoded by the coding sequence ATGGAACAGTGGCAAAAAAGCTTGGCAGAGGGTGAAAAGCAGCTGACGGAAGATCGCCGGGATGTGCACCGGTATGCGGAAACCGGCTGGACAGAGTATCGAACAGCAGCCAAAGTGGCGGAACGCCTGGAACAGCTTGGGTATACCTTGACGGTAGGGCGCAATGCGTTGTGTGAAGAGGAGCGTATGGGGGTTCCCAAGGCGGAGGTGTTGGCCCAACAGGAGGCCAGGGCGTTGCAACAGGGAACACCTGAAAAGTGGTTGGCGCTGATGCGCGGCGGTTTTACGGCATTGTGGGCGGATCTAGATTGCGGTGAGGGGCCGCTGGTGGCCCTGCGTTTTGATTTGGACGCCAATGATTGTGTGGAAAGTGCGGAGGCGGAACATCGGCCGCAGGCGGAGGGATTTGCTTCGGTGCATGCAGGCGCCATGCATGCTTGCGGCCATGATGGACATGTTGCGGTAGGCTTGGCGGTAGCGGCGGCTTTGGCTGCGGAGAAGGATCAACTGCGCGGTAAGATTCGGCTAATTTTCCAGCCGGCAGAAGAAGGCGTGCGCGGCGCTAAGGCGATGGTCAGCGCTGGCGCGGTAAAAGAAGTAGATTACCTGTTGGGGGCGCACATTGGTTTTAAAGCGACTCAAACCGGCCAGATTATTTGCGGTACCGATAATTTTCTGGCGACCACAAAGATGGATGTCACTTATACCGGAGTATCTTCGCATGCTGGCGCGTTCCCGGAACAGGGTAAAAACGCCTTGTTGGCGGCTTGCGCAGCGGCATTGAATCTTCATGCCATTTCACGTCATGGCGGCGGCGCTACACGTATCACTGTAGGCACGCTTCACGCTGGGCAGGGGCGTAATGTGATTCCTCCAAACGCTTTTTTTCAGTTGGAAACGCGAGGCGCCACCAGTGAACTGGATGAGTATATGCAGGGTGAGGCGCGGCGCGTGATTGAGGCGGCAGCTGCCATGTGGAATGTTTCTTGCCAAATTGACGTAGTGGGGGGCACTAAAGGCGGTGAAAGCGATACGTCAGTCATCACCGAAGTGGAAGCTGCAGCCAAGGAAATCCCTTTTTTCACGGAAATTGAAACACGTGTGGATTTTGGCGCATCCGAGGATTTTGCCTATCTTTTAAGCGCCGTACAAGAACAGGGCGGCAAAGGCTGCTACACGATGTTCGGCGCGAAGTTGGCGGCGGGACATCACAACGGACGCTTTGATTTTGATGAAGCGGTGCTGGCTCCGGCGGCGGAATTACTGGTTCGCAGTGCTCTGCGGCTCTTGACGTCTGAATAA
- a CDS encoding bifunctional diguanylate cyclase/phosphodiesterase, with product MDDKWSEFMGFPSCRPDIWEELRQGEAKLRRLAFYDNLTGLPNRTYLLHLLEEMAASCQGAVISIDLNNFQTVNDSMGEDCGDLLLQQVAGRLRESLDESCVLARTSSDEFVAVCPAMTPERLNISGWVGNMSEMFRNPFVVKEQSCHLSASFGVAMYPKHGTSATQVMQHANVALYEVKKRGKKGWVLFEPSMKQRLQRKTTLEQNLYQALKNEEFFLEYQPVVDPRTREVIQLEALVRWHRLKEGIISPGDFIPLAEENGLIEAIGLWVLEEACAYAVELRKATGRNLRMAVNVSAKQIEQAGFVCLVLDVLERTGLPPSALELEITESLLIASFDKAVKVLHELGDAGVRFSLDDFGTGYSSLTYLTKLPIHTVKLDKTFIQDIQNDPVFEAVVRSVIEMSHHLSLRVVAEGVESREQFRHLCNLNCDYLQGYWFSPPLPQGKIRRFLDLWTAQRLCHLWFVDEPSGSS from the coding sequence ATGGATGATAAATGGAGCGAATTTATGGGATTTCCTTCGTGCCGGCCAGATATTTGGGAAGAATTGCGCCAAGGCGAAGCGAAGCTGCGGCGGCTGGCTTTTTATGATAATTTGACAGGTCTGCCCAATCGTACGTATTTACTGCATTTACTAGAGGAAATGGCAGCTTCTTGCCAGGGCGCTGTTATTTCTATCGATTTGAATAATTTCCAGACGGTGAACGATTCGATGGGGGAAGATTGCGGAGATTTGCTGCTGCAGCAAGTAGCTGGGCGTCTGCGGGAATCTTTGGACGAAAGTTGTGTGCTGGCGCGTACTTCGAGTGATGAATTTGTAGCGGTCTGCCCGGCGATGACGCCGGAACGCTTGAATATTTCCGGCTGGGTGGGGAATATGTCGGAAATGTTCCGGAATCCCTTCGTGGTTAAGGAACAATCTTGCCATTTGAGTGCGAGTTTTGGCGTAGCCATGTATCCTAAACATGGTACTTCGGCTACGCAAGTTATGCAGCATGCCAATGTGGCGTTGTATGAAGTGAAGAAGCGAGGTAAAAAGGGCTGGGTGCTTTTTGAGCCTTCCATGAAACAGCGCTTACAGAGAAAAACAACGCTAGAGCAGAATTTGTATCAGGCGTTGAAAAATGAAGAGTTTTTTCTGGAATACCAGCCTGTGGTGGATCCGCGTACTCGAGAGGTTATTCAACTGGAAGCCTTGGTGCGGTGGCACCGCTTGAAAGAAGGCATTATTTCACCGGGAGATTTTATTCCGCTGGCAGAGGAAAATGGTCTGATTGAAGCCATTGGTCTTTGGGTATTGGAAGAGGCTTGCGCCTATGCGGTGGAATTGAGGAAAGCTACGGGGCGCAATCTCCGTATGGCGGTTAATGTATCGGCCAAGCAAATTGAACAGGCAGGCTTTGTCTGTCTGGTTTTAGATGTGCTGGAACGCACGGGGCTCCCGCCGTCGGCGCTGGAGCTGGAAATCACGGAAAGCCTACTGATTGCCTCTTTTGATAAGGCAGTAAAAGTGTTGCACGAGTTGGGCGATGCGGGAGTGCGGTTTTCGCTGGATGATTTCGGTACTGGCTACTCTTCTTTGACGTATTTGACGAAGCTTCCTATTCATACCGTGAAGCTGGATAAGACTTTCATTCAGGACATTCAAAATGATCCGGTGTTTGAAGCCGTTGTACGCAGCGTGATTGAAATGTCCCATCATTTATCGTTACGGGTTGTAGCGGAAGGCGTCGAATCAAGGGAACAGTTTCGGCATCTATGCAACCTCAACTGCGATTATCTGCAGGGGTACTGGTTCAGTCCGCCTTTGCCGCAGGGAAAAATACGCCGCTTCTTAGACTTGTGGACGGCGCAGCGGCTGTGTCATCTGTGGTTTGTGGACGAGCCGTCCGGATCTTCGTAA
- a CDS encoding YSC84-related protein, producing the protein MSKSIIMRLSLLTLVCLFLASFSSAEAASKEEKRQEVRNMASTALSRLYDARPSARGAVENAAGYAVFQNTGIKIFLLGSGHGKGIAVNNQNGAETFMKMAEGQVGLGLGVTKYNVIFVFDTQDALNRFVNKGWDFGGQATAAATDSVSGGSFEGAASVSEGIWMYQMTDSGLALEIALKGTRYYKDGDLN; encoded by the coding sequence TTGTCCAAATCCATCATCATGCGCCTCAGTCTACTGACCCTAGTTTGCTTGTTTCTGGCCTCTTTCTCTTCGGCCGAGGCAGCCAGCAAAGAAGAAAAGCGCCAAGAAGTGCGCAATATGGCCTCAACGGCGCTAAGCCGCCTTTATGACGCCCGTCCCTCCGCTCGTGGAGCGGTTGAAAATGCCGCTGGCTATGCGGTCTTTCAAAATACCGGCATTAAAATTTTCCTGTTGGGCAGCGGGCACGGCAAAGGAATTGCCGTCAATAACCAAAATGGCGCGGAAACGTTCATGAAAATGGCCGAAGGCCAAGTAGGCTTAGGTCTCGGCGTGACCAAGTATAACGTGATCTTTGTTTTTGATACCCAGGACGCTTTAAACCGCTTTGTCAACAAGGGCTGGGACTTTGGCGGCCAGGCTACTGCCGCCGCCACCGACAGCGTTTCCGGCGGTTCTTTTGAGGGCGCCGCCAGCGTCTCTGAGGGCATCTGGATGTACCAAATGACCGATTCTGGGTTAGCGTTGGAGATTGCGCTCAAAGGAACCCGCTATTATAAAGACGGAGACTTAAACTAA
- a CDS encoding methyl-accepting chemotaxis protein translates to MQFLNDLRVGNKLGILIVIAVIAVGIVGCVGYFSLKQSSELLTSTYEQRLVPIRLLSENGANARGVSAAVLELMLTTDDKKNQELKAFISERIKRNNEIMEVIEKVPKDNKTIELLDAVKDSQKKNREARNQVLELAMQNKNAEAYALYVSSLNPLTLRYIENLEKLITYYSEISERTNQTSKEEVAKAVMTMLGVSLLLLVILGVVGKLISKAITAPLQLMVSVCEGFAQGDFRDKPRSVVRKDEIGRLADTLADMRTSLRLIFKHVNESAEQVAAASEELTASADQSAHAVTAVASSIMEVAQGADKQLGAAENATRVVDEMSSGIQTAAGNSEQMAQQSAMAAREAKNGNEAIGKAVSQMSTIEESVNHSAQVVEKLGKRSEEIGQIIETIAGIASQTSLLSLNAAIEAARAGEQGRGFAVVADEVRKLADQSQEAAKKIAELIGEIQQDTKNAVTAMESGTREVQLGANVVKVAGDTFGEIATLVDGVSEQVGDISTSMQRLAVSAQQIVRTVKEIEALSKQTSGEAQSVSAATEEQSASMEEIASASQSLAKLAQELQTEIQKFRT, encoded by the coding sequence ATGCAGTTTCTAAACGACTTGCGAGTGGGGAATAAGCTTGGTATTTTGATTGTTATTGCAGTTATTGCGGTTGGTATTGTGGGATGCGTAGGTTATTTTTCTTTAAAACAAAGTAGTGAGCTATTAACGTCTACGTATGAGCAGCGTTTGGTGCCGATACGGTTGCTTTCGGAGAATGGCGCGAATGCAAGAGGCGTGAGCGCAGCGGTTTTAGAATTGATGCTGACTACCGATGACAAGAAAAACCAAGAATTGAAGGCCTTTATTTCCGAGCGAATTAAACGAAACAATGAAATTATGGAAGTAATTGAAAAAGTTCCGAAAGATAATAAAACCATAGAGCTTTTAGATGCTGTAAAAGATTCGCAAAAGAAAAATCGTGAAGCTAGAAATCAGGTTTTAGAGTTAGCCATGCAAAATAAAAATGCAGAAGCCTATGCATTATATGTTAGCAGTCTGAATCCGTTAACATTACGGTATATTGAAAACCTAGAAAAGCTCATCACTTACTACTCGGAGATTTCGGAGCGAACCAATCAGACTAGCAAAGAAGAGGTAGCTAAGGCCGTAATGACGATGCTGGGGGTCAGCTTGTTGTTGTTAGTTATATTGGGAGTGGTTGGAAAATTGATTTCCAAGGCTATTACGGCGCCGTTACAATTGATGGTTTCCGTTTGCGAAGGCTTTGCGCAGGGGGATTTTCGGGATAAGCCGCGAAGCGTAGTTCGAAAGGATGAAATCGGCAGGCTGGCGGATACGCTTGCGGATATGCGTACCAGCTTGCGTTTGATCTTTAAGCATGTAAACGAATCAGCGGAGCAAGTGGCGGCTGCCTCGGAAGAATTGACGGCTAGCGCTGATCAATCAGCGCATGCAGTAACGGCTGTAGCCTCGTCGATCATGGAAGTCGCTCAAGGGGCGGATAAACAGCTTGGAGCGGCGGAAAATGCGACTCGTGTAGTCGATGAAATGTCTTCAGGCATTCAAACGGCAGCCGGTAATTCGGAGCAAATGGCGCAGCAATCGGCGATGGCGGCTCGGGAAGCTAAAAACGGGAATGAAGCGATTGGGAAAGCGGTTTCCCAGATGTCGACAATTGAAGAATCGGTTAATCATTCGGCCCAAGTGGTCGAAAAGCTGGGAAAACGTTCAGAGGAAATTGGTCAAATCATCGAGACGATAGCCGGAATTGCTTCGCAGACAAGCTTATTGTCGCTTAATGCAGCTATTGAAGCCGCTCGCGCAGGCGAACAAGGTCGGGGCTTTGCGGTAGTGGCGGATGAGGTTCGAAAACTGGCGGATCAGTCGCAAGAGGCGGCCAAGAAGATCGCAGAGTTGATTGGCGAAATTCAACAGGACACTAAGAATGCGGTAACGGCGATGGAAAGCGGTACGCGAGAGGTGCAACTGGGGGCGAACGTAGTTAAAGTGGCAGGAGATACGTTTGGAGAAATTGCTACCCTGGTAGATGGCGTATCCGAGCAAGTGGGCGATATATCGACCTCCATGCAGCGTTTGGCGGTATCTGCACAGCAAATTGTTAGGACTGTAAAGGAAATTGAAGCACTGAGTAAACAGACTTCCGGAGAGGCGCAGTCTGTTTCGGCCGCTACGGAAGAGCAATCTGCGTCGATGGAAGAAATTGCATCGGCAAGTCAAAGTTTGGCAAAGTTAGCCCAAGAATTGCAAACGGAAATTCAGAAGTTTCGTACTTGA
- a CDS encoding methyl-accepting chemotaxis protein, whose translation MGFFNDLKVATKLAFLTFVAFVSLCIVSGVGYYTTQQGSLMMNAMYEEGFVPNDAITSMLTVVNENNGYLLELMITTDDNMNNVLKNKIAKNVEEANRLVAKMDKVKLDAKGAALWNDIKKAQGPYRETRNEILELAVQNKNAEAYALYTTKLVPLSNAYVGKVKELSSYYTEIGKKINDDNQAAAAVTTRTLIGISFIALLVLSGFAFFISKIITIPLQKMVAACGEFAQGDFREKPRTVVRKDELGQLADSLADMRDSLRGVLKHVNESSEQVAASSEELTASADQSAHAATAVAISINNVAKGTENQLKESNTTAEVVEQMSAGIEQAAATSNQVASQSVQAAQKAKDGNSAIEKAVTQMAHIEDSVTNSAQVVTKLGERSKEIGQIVDTISGIAAQTNLLALNAAIEAARAGEQGRGFAVVADEVRKLAEQSQDAAKQISELISEIQGETDKAVRAMAEGTEEVKIGATVVNTAGATFEEIAQVVTDVAEQVREISAVMQELAGSSQQIVLSVREINKLCQDSSGEAQSVSAATEEQTASMEEIASASQSLSRLAQDLQTEISKFRI comes from the coding sequence ATGGGATTTTTCAATGACCTGAAAGTTGCAACGAAGCTAGCTTTTTTAACGTTTGTGGCCTTTGTTTCTTTGTGTATCGTTAGCGGCGTGGGGTACTATACTACCCAGCAGGGTAGCCTTATGATGAATGCTATGTACGAAGAAGGCTTTGTTCCCAATGATGCGATTACAAGCATGCTAACGGTTGTTAATGAAAACAATGGTTATCTATTAGAGCTGATGATAACTACCGATGACAATATGAATAACGTGCTAAAGAATAAAATTGCTAAAAATGTTGAAGAGGCTAATCGTCTAGTAGCTAAAATGGATAAAGTGAAATTAGATGCCAAAGGGGCGGCCTTATGGAACGATATAAAAAAGGCGCAAGGCCCTTATCGCGAGACTCGGAATGAAATTCTCGAGCTGGCAGTGCAGAATAAAAATGCGGAAGCCTATGCGCTATATACGACCAAACTGGTTCCGTTAAGTAATGCTTATGTTGGAAAAGTAAAAGAACTGTCAAGCTATTATACGGAGATAGGGAAAAAGATTAATGATGATAATCAAGCGGCCGCTGCCGTAACCACAAGAACGTTAATAGGGATATCCTTTATTGCCTTGCTCGTATTGAGCGGATTTGCTTTCTTTATATCCAAAATCATTACGATTCCCTTGCAAAAGATGGTAGCCGCTTGTGGGGAATTTGCACAAGGTGATTTTCGGGAGAAACCACGTACGGTTGTTCGAAAAGATGAACTCGGACAGTTGGCAGATTCTCTTGCAGATATGCGTGATAGCCTGCGTGGTGTGTTAAAGCATGTTAATGAATCCTCGGAACAAGTGGCGGCTTCTTCCGAAGAGCTGACCGCCAGCGCCGATCAATCCGCCCATGCGGCAACGGCAGTTGCAATTTCTATCAACAATGTCGCAAAAGGAACGGAAAATCAATTGAAAGAAAGCAATACAACGGCGGAGGTTGTAGAGCAAATGTCTGCTGGGATTGAGCAGGCTGCAGCTACCTCAAACCAGGTGGCTTCTCAGTCGGTACAAGCTGCGCAAAAAGCGAAAGACGGTAATTCGGCTATTGAAAAAGCGGTTACACAAATGGCTCATATTGAAGACTCTGTAACCAATTCAGCCCAGGTGGTCACTAAACTGGGCGAACGGTCTAAAGAAATTGGGCAGATTGTTGATACGATATCAGGGATTGCAGCGCAAACGAATTTATTAGCTTTAAATGCTGCTATTGAAGCGGCACGGGCAGGTGAACAAGGCCGCGGGTTTGCTGTGGTTGCCGATGAAGTGCGAAAGCTTGCGGAACAGTCGCAAGATGCGGCCAAACAAATCTCTGAGTTAATTAGTGAGATTCAAGGGGAAACCGATAAAGCCGTTAGAGCGATGGCGGAAGGAACGGAAGAGGTTAAAATTGGGGCAACTGTGGTTAACACGGCGGGAGCAACCTTTGAAGAGATTGCTCAAGTAGTTACGGATGTAGCCGAGCAAGTGCGCGAAATTTCTGCAGTTATGCAGGAACTGGCTGGCTCTAGTCAACAAATTGTCTTGTCAGTAAGAGAAATAAATAAACTCTGTCAAGATTCGTCGGGAGAAGCTCAATCTGTGTCGGCGGCAACCGAAGAGCAGACGGCCTCTATGGAAGAAATTGCTTCGGCGAGTCAAAGCTTATCGAGGCTGGCCCAAGATTTACAAACGGAAATCAGCAAATTTCGTATATAG
- the chrA gene encoding chromate efflux transporter, translating into MLKENQPKVHLLEVCVAFLRLGTLSFGGPAAHIAMMENEFVQKRQWLERSKFLELVGASNLIPGPTSTELAIYIGYLKAGWPGLIGAGVFFILPAMLIVLFLAYMYVLYGELPQVSFALYGIKPVIVAIIAQAIWNLGKTAVKDVPSGLIGGMALMLAFFVVNPLFLLVLSGVGMVAIKRVHTTKMNVVFAPLLALVDVTKSEAVQGAVGAKLSLSALFVAFFKIGAILYGSGYVLLAFLWTDFVQNYQVLTSQQLLDAVAIGQVTPGPVFTTATFIGYVIAGIPGAIVATIAIFLPSFIFVPVISVFLRKIKNSARASDFLAGVIVASLALMASVTWTLAMSSVIDGLTALLTMLSCIAIFKYHVNTTWLIFAGGAIGFLQFLF; encoded by the coding sequence ATGCTTAAAGAAAATCAACCTAAAGTACATTTGCTGGAAGTCTGTGTGGCCTTTCTGCGTTTAGGTACATTGTCTTTTGGCGGTCCGGCCGCGCATATTGCGATGATGGAAAACGAATTTGTACAAAAGCGCCAATGGTTGGAGCGAAGCAAGTTTCTTGAGCTAGTCGGCGCTTCCAATTTAATTCCTGGCCCCACCTCGACAGAACTTGCTATTTATATTGGCTATCTAAAGGCCGGCTGGCCGGGTTTAATTGGCGCAGGCGTTTTTTTTATTCTGCCTGCTATGCTTATCGTTTTGTTTTTAGCGTATATGTATGTATTGTATGGAGAATTACCGCAAGTCTCCTTCGCTCTTTACGGCATAAAGCCTGTAATTGTAGCCATCATTGCCCAGGCCATTTGGAATTTGGGGAAAACGGCAGTTAAAGATGTTCCTAGCGGTTTAATCGGCGGTATGGCGCTGATGCTTGCTTTTTTCGTTGTTAATCCGTTATTTCTTTTGGTGCTGAGCGGCGTGGGTATGGTCGCGATAAAAAGAGTGCACACGACAAAAATGAATGTGGTTTTTGCCCCGTTGCTTGCGCTTGTGGATGTGACGAAAAGTGAAGCCGTGCAAGGTGCTGTTGGCGCCAAGCTCTCGCTAAGTGCGTTGTTTGTTGCTTTTTTTAAAATAGGAGCTATTTTGTATGGCAGCGGGTATGTTTTGCTAGCTTTCTTATGGACGGACTTTGTGCAAAATTATCAAGTGCTTACTTCTCAGCAACTTCTGGATGCAGTGGCAATTGGCCAGGTTACCCCTGGACCGGTATTTACGACAGCGACCTTTATTGGCTATGTGATTGCCGGAATTCCGGGCGCGATCGTTGCAACGATTGCCATTTTTTTACCGTCTTTTATCTTTGTGCCTGTTATAAGTGTTTTTTTAAGAAAAATAAAAAATTCGGCCAGGGCATCGGACTTTCTTGCAGGCGTAATAGTGGCTTCCCTGGCTTTGATGGCTTCAGTCACATGGACTTTGGCGATGTCTTCGGTGATTGATGGGCTGACTGCGTTGCTTACGATGCTGTCTTGTATTGCTATTTTTAAGTACCACGTAAATACTACGTGGCTTATCTTTGCTGGTGGCGCGATCGGGTTTCTTCAGTTTTTGTTTTAA
- a CDS encoding IS256 family transposase, protein MAYQNSTVPFEKMLMKFVLDEEPMLSMLKWLCERLMEAEVEGKLGAEKSERSEDRQGYRSGYRVRRFDTRMGTMYLMVPKIRNGGYIPFFVEAKKRSEAALMSVIQEAYVNGISTRKMDRLTKTLGIESISRGQVSVLTKELNEQVEAFRQRKLEATYPVLWVDALYERIRDNRAVKNMAVLVVTGINTEGKRDILAVEPMYEESAATYTKLFDNLKERGIEKVWLVVSDAHKGLVKAARESFVGCSWQRCKVHFMRNILGCVSSRDKKFFAEKLKQIWLQPDYDSAKKYADGLMNEYEGKYPQAIATLEEGLEDSLQFFNFRQIDARKIASTNLLERLNREIRRRTKVVGIFPSMDSYIRLVTSYLIEYSEDWSSGRSYINPMLINEIQQQLSKSA, encoded by the coding sequence ATGGCTTACCAAAATTCTACCGTACCTTTCGAAAAAATGCTAATGAAATTTGTGTTGGACGAAGAACCCATGTTATCGATGCTCAAATGGCTCTGTGAACGGCTTATGGAAGCCGAAGTAGAAGGAAAGCTTGGCGCTGAAAAATCTGAGCGTAGTGAAGACCGCCAAGGATACCGCTCCGGTTATCGGGTTCGCCGCTTCGACACACGAATGGGGACGATGTATTTAATGGTGCCCAAGATTAGAAATGGCGGCTATATCCCCTTCTTTGTAGAAGCCAAGAAGCGTTCGGAAGCCGCTTTAATGAGCGTAATCCAAGAAGCATACGTCAATGGCATTTCAACGCGAAAGATGGATAGGCTGACCAAAACCTTGGGGATTGAGTCTATCTCGCGGGGGCAGGTGTCAGTCCTTACTAAAGAACTAAACGAGCAGGTGGAGGCATTTCGGCAGCGCAAGCTGGAAGCCACGTATCCAGTTCTTTGGGTCGATGCTCTTTACGAGCGGATCCGCGATAATCGCGCAGTTAAAAACATGGCTGTCTTGGTAGTAACAGGCATCAATACAGAAGGCAAGCGTGACATTTTGGCTGTCGAACCGATGTATGAAGAGTCAGCTGCTACTTATACCAAGCTATTTGATAACCTTAAAGAACGTGGTATAGAGAAAGTTTGGCTGGTTGTCTCCGACGCTCATAAAGGCTTAGTCAAAGCGGCTCGCGAGTCCTTTGTCGGCTGCTCCTGGCAACGCTGCAAGGTTCATTTTATGCGTAATATTTTAGGGTGTGTTTCCAGTAGAGATAAGAAATTCTTTGCAGAAAAGCTGAAACAGATTTGGCTCCAACCAGACTATGACAGCGCTAAAAAATATGCCGATGGGCTCATGAACGAGTATGAAGGAAAATATCCGCAAGCCATTGCCACTTTGGAAGAAGGGTTGGAAGACTCCCTTCAATTCTTCAATTTCCGGCAAATTGACGCTCGCAAAATTGCATCCACCAATCTTCTGGAACGGCTAAACAGGGAAATACGCCGTCGCACTAAAGTTGTAGGCATTTTCCCAAGTATGGATTCCTACATTCGCCTAGTGACCAGCTATCTTATCGAATATAGTGAGGACTGGTCTAGCGGGCGTTCTTATATAAATCCTATGCTTATCAACGAAATTCAACAACAGTTGAGCAAGAGCGCTTAG
- a CDS encoding IS3 family transposase, which translates to MGKRDCYFKAGSGVLRKEQPVKYQFIHDNRFKYAVLEICRVVEVSRSGYYAWVKAGCPQAHAKDAVLVAAIRQIERENDGNYGVQKVYEELREERNISIGRSKVQRLMHENGIRAQIKSKYKPQTTKSDPTAKAFPNLLNQNFDVTEVNKVWLADITYIKVGGKWSYVAAVLDLARRKIVGWSIGTRPTASLACQALKIALAKEKPTRGLIHHSDQGSQYTSKEYKELLTEHQIIGSMSRKGNPYDNAPMESFFRLLKVEHVKKRSFSSMNQAATSIGSWMDYYNIRRRHSALGGMSPLMYEVRRNQPFNVSA; encoded by the coding sequence ATTGGAAAACGAGATTGCTATTTTAAAGCAGGCAGCGGTGTACTTCGCAAAGAACAGCCGGTAAAATATCAGTTCATCCATGATAACCGCTTCAAGTATGCTGTTCTGGAGATATGCCGCGTCGTGGAAGTTTCAAGAAGCGGTTATTATGCTTGGGTAAAAGCTGGGTGCCCTCAAGCGCATGCCAAAGATGCCGTGCTAGTGGCGGCGATTCGCCAAATCGAACGCGAAAATGATGGAAACTACGGTGTTCAAAAAGTGTATGAAGAGCTCCGGGAAGAAAGAAACATTTCTATTGGACGCAGCAAAGTTCAGCGGCTTATGCATGAAAACGGGATTAGAGCACAGATAAAAAGCAAATATAAACCGCAAACAACCAAATCGGATCCTACTGCAAAAGCCTTCCCTAATTTACTGAATCAAAACTTTGACGTTACGGAAGTTAACAAGGTATGGTTAGCCGATATTACGTATATCAAAGTGGGTGGTAAATGGTCGTATGTGGCAGCCGTATTGGACTTGGCTCGACGAAAAATAGTGGGTTGGTCTATTGGCACGCGTCCTACGGCTAGCTTAGCCTGCCAGGCGCTTAAAATAGCGCTGGCGAAGGAAAAACCAACCCGAGGATTGATCCACCACTCAGATCAGGGAAGCCAATATACGTCCAAAGAATATAAGGAACTGCTCACAGAACACCAAATTATTGGTAGTATGAGCCGCAAGGGTAATCCCTACGATAATGCGCCTATGGAATCCTTTTTCCGCTTACTCAAAGTAGAGCACGTTAAGAAACGATCTTTTTCGTCAATGAACCAAGCAGCTACAAGTATTGGGAGTTGGATGGATTACTATAATATACGCAGACGGCATAGCGCATTAGGAGGCATGTCTCCGTTAATGTATGAGGTTCGGAGGAATCAGCCGTTTAACGTGTCCGCGTAA
- a CDS encoding transposase — translation MKSKQFDAEFKKDIVKLYLNGSRSCESLANEIGIHQNTVYKWIRLYNEDPEHAFPGSGNLKPDEDELRKANRRIHELENEIAILKQAAVYFAKNSR, via the coding sequence ATGAAAAGCAAACAGTTTGATGCAGAGTTTAAAAAAGACATTGTAAAGCTATACCTGAATGGAAGCCGGAGTTGTGAAAGTTTAGCTAACGAGATAGGTATTCATCAAAATACAGTTTACAAGTGGATTCGCCTGTACAATGAAGATCCAGAGCATGCCTTTCCGGGATCAGGAAACCTAAAACCAGATGAAGACGAGCTGAGAAAAGCCAATCGCCGCATTCACGAATTGGAAAACGAGATTGCTATTTTAAAGCAGGCAGCGGTGTACTTCGCAAAGAACAGCCGGTAA